One Shewanella sp. MR-4 DNA window includes the following coding sequences:
- a CDS encoding enoyl-CoA hydratase-related protein has translation MTDTQHQNTSTQSLANLQHVSYTLNNGVGELILNRAEVHNAFDEVMISEMIAVLGYFAEHKDCKLLVLKANGKNFSAGADLNWMRKQAKMDFDQNLNDAKALAKLMQDLDTFPKPTIALVQGAAFGGALGLICASDIAIATERASFCLSEVKLGLIPAVISPYVARAMGNRASRRYMLTAERFDAQTALKLNVIHEINDDLAAAAKPIITALLANSPQGMAWVKTLLACLEDGVIDQDTIDYTSERIARIRVSDEGQEGLNAFFEKRQPNWHTPTDTQGVL, from the coding sequence ATGACTGACACACAACACCAGAACACTAGCACTCAATCCTTAGCTAATTTGCAGCACGTCAGCTATACGCTGAATAATGGCGTGGGCGAGTTAATCCTTAACCGAGCAGAAGTGCACAACGCCTTCGATGAGGTGATGATCAGCGAAATGATCGCCGTCCTCGGTTATTTTGCCGAGCACAAAGACTGCAAACTGCTGGTATTAAAAGCCAATGGCAAAAACTTCAGCGCAGGCGCCGACTTAAACTGGATGCGCAAACAAGCCAAGATGGATTTTGATCAAAACCTGAATGACGCCAAGGCGCTGGCTAAGCTGATGCAGGATTTAGATACCTTTCCAAAACCCACTATCGCCTTAGTCCAAGGGGCAGCCTTTGGCGGCGCGCTTGGGTTAATTTGCGCCAGTGATATTGCCATCGCTACTGAGCGCGCAAGCTTCTGCTTAAGCGAAGTCAAACTAGGGCTTATCCCTGCGGTGATTAGCCCCTACGTTGCCCGCGCCATGGGCAATCGCGCCTCACGCCGCTATATGCTGACCGCGGAGCGTTTTGATGCGCAAACGGCGCTCAAACTCAATGTTATCCATGAGATAAACGACGATTTAGCGGCCGCAGCAAAGCCCATTATCACCGCGCTGCTCGCCAACAGTCCCCAGGGAATGGCATGGGTAAAGACCCTGCTCGCCTGCCTCGAAGACGGCGTGATAGACCAAGATACGATTGATTACACCAGCGAGCGCATCGCCCGCATTCGGGTATCTGATGAAGGCCAAGAAGGTTTAAACGCCTTTTTTGAGAAACGTCAGCCGAACTGGCACACGCCAACAGATACTCAAGGAGTTCTTTGA
- a CDS encoding CoA transferase subunit A — translation MAGLNKVVSSYEEALAGLSDDMTIMVGGFGLCGIPEGLINQMVKMGVKGLTAISNNAGVDDFGLGLLLKHRQISTMIASYVGENATFEQQMLSGELNVILTPQGTLAEKIRAGGAGIPAFFTATGYGTPVAEGKETREIKGRHYVLEESLTADFALVRAWKADTMGNLVFRKTAANFNPMMATAGKITVVEAEFIVEPGELDPDHIHTPGIYVDRVIQGKFEKRIEQRTVKAAK, via the coding sequence ATGGCAGGACTCAATAAAGTCGTCAGCAGCTATGAAGAAGCGTTAGCAGGTTTATCCGATGATATGACCATTATGGTTGGCGGTTTTGGCCTGTGCGGTATTCCTGAAGGCTTAATCAATCAAATGGTTAAGATGGGCGTTAAGGGCTTAACCGCCATTTCAAACAACGCTGGTGTGGATGATTTCGGTCTGGGCTTATTGTTAAAACACCGCCAGATTTCGACCATGATCGCCTCCTACGTCGGTGAGAACGCCACCTTCGAACAGCAAATGCTCTCGGGCGAACTGAATGTGATTTTAACGCCGCAGGGCACGCTGGCGGAAAAAATCCGCGCGGGCGGCGCAGGTATTCCAGCATTCTTTACCGCCACAGGCTACGGCACCCCCGTGGCGGAAGGTAAAGAAACCCGTGAAATCAAAGGCCGTCACTATGTGTTAGAAGAGTCTCTAACTGCCGATTTTGCCCTCGTTCGCGCCTGGAAGGCCGATACTATGGGTAACTTAGTGTTCCGCAAAACCGCCGCTAACTTTAACCCTATGATGGCGACTGCGGGCAAAATCACGGTAGTGGAAGCCGAGTTTATTGTGGAGCCGGGCGAGCTCGATCCTGATCATATCCATACTCCCGGCATTTATGTTGATCGCGTCATCCAAGGCAAGTTCGAGAAACGTATCGAGCAGCGCACGGTAAAAGCGGCGAAATAA
- a CDS encoding 3-oxoacid CoA-transferase subunit B gives MALSREQLAQRVAKELQDGYYVNLGIGIPTLVANYIPAGMEVMLQSENGLLGMGEFPTEETIDPDLINAGKQTVTAVKGASFFSSAESFAMIRGGHVDLTVLGAFEVDVNGSIASWMIPGKLIKGMGGAMDLVAGAENIIVTMMHADKYGNSKLLPVCELPLTGYGCIKRVVTDLAFIEIKDGAFHLLERAPGVSVEEIVSKTAGKLIVPDHVPEMVF, from the coding sequence ATGGCATTATCAAGAGAACAACTGGCACAGCGCGTTGCCAAAGAATTACAAGACGGCTACTACGTCAACCTCGGTATTGGTATTCCCACGCTCGTGGCCAACTACATTCCCGCAGGCATGGAAGTGATGCTGCAATCGGAAAATGGCCTGCTCGGCATGGGTGAGTTTCCGACGGAAGAAACTATCGATCCGGATTTAATCAACGCCGGTAAACAAACCGTCACCGCGGTAAAAGGTGCCTCGTTTTTCTCCTCCGCCGAAAGCTTTGCCATGATCCGTGGCGGCCATGTGGACTTAACCGTACTCGGCGCCTTTGAGGTCGATGTGAATGGTTCTATCGCCTCATGGATGATCCCAGGCAAGCTCATCAAGGGCATGGGCGGCGCAATGGATTTAGTGGCGGGTGCGGAAAATATTATCGTCACTATGATGCACGCCGATAAGTACGGCAACTCTAAGCTGTTACCCGTGTGCGAATTGCCCCTCACAGGTTACGGCTGTATCAAACGTGTTGTTACCGATTTAGCCTTTATCGAGATTAAAGATGGCGCCTTCCATCTGTTAGAACGCGCGCCCGGTGTCAGCGTTGAAGAAATTGTCAGCAAAACCGCTGGCAAATTAATCGTGCCAGACCATGTACCAGAGATGGTGTTTTAA
- a CDS encoding hydroxymethylglutaryl-CoA lyase, giving the protein MSALDLANLSATSVSASSDRVSLFEMGPRDGLQNEAAVPTQAKVALIESLADAGVKRIEAGSFVSPKWVPQMADSGDVLRQIRRQAGVVYSALTPNVKGLELALDAKASEVAIFGAASQSFSQRNINCSIEESIERFIPLMDMAKAANIPVRGYVSCVLGCPYEGEIAASEVARVSEILYKMGCYEISLGDTIGVGTPLKARKMLQAVMERVPVDKLALHFHDTYGQALANITACLDLGVRSFDASVAGLGGCPYAKGASGNLASEDLVYMLHGLGLKTGIDLEKLALAGFGISKQLNRLNGSKVANAILQGAKA; this is encoded by the coding sequence ATGTCAGCGCTGGATCTTGCGAACTTAAGCGCGACCTCGGTAAGCGCCAGCTCGGATAGGGTTAGCCTGTTCGAGATGGGGCCACGTGATGGCTTGCAGAATGAAGCCGCCGTCCCGACACAGGCCAAAGTCGCCTTGATTGAATCCCTCGCCGATGCGGGCGTGAAGCGAATTGAAGCAGGCAGCTTTGTGTCACCCAAATGGGTGCCACAAATGGCCGATAGCGGTGACGTATTGCGCCAAATTCGCCGTCAAGCGGGCGTGGTTTACAGCGCCCTCACCCCCAATGTCAAAGGCTTAGAGCTGGCGCTGGATGCAAAAGCTTCCGAAGTCGCTATCTTCGGTGCGGCGTCACAAAGCTTTAGTCAGCGCAATATCAACTGTTCGATTGAAGAGTCGATTGAACGCTTTATCCCGTTGATGGACATGGCAAAAGCCGCCAACATCCCAGTGCGTGGCTATGTGTCCTGCGTTTTAGGTTGCCCCTATGAAGGGGAAATCGCGGCGAGCGAAGTGGCAAGAGTGTCTGAAATCCTTTACAAAATGGGCTGTTACGAAATTTCGCTCGGCGACACTATCGGTGTAGGCACGCCGTTAAAAGCCCGTAAAATGCTGCAAGCCGTGATGGAGCGAGTCCCGGTTGATAAGCTCGCCCTGCACTTCCACGACACCTATGGCCAAGCATTAGCCAATATTACCGCCTGCCTCGACTTAGGTGTGCGCAGCTTTGATGCCTCAGTGGCGGGCCTAGGTGGTTGTCCGTATGCGAAAGGCGCGTCGGGCAATCTAGCGAGTGAAGACTTGGTCTATATGCTCCACGGGCTCGGTTTGAAAACGGGTATCGATTTAGAAAAACTGGCATTAGCGGGTTTTGGGATCAGCAAACAATTAAATCGTCTTAATGGCTCTAAAGTCGCCAATGCAATCTTGCAGGGCGCTAAAGCCTAG
- a CDS encoding acetyl/propionyl/methylcrotonyl-CoA carboxylase subunit alpha, translating to MLTNSMFTKLLIANRGEIACRIIKTAQAMGVRTVALYSDADKNARHVAMADESFYLGGSAPADSYLKGDLIIEIAKKAQAQAIHPGYGFLSENADFARKCEAAGIVFVGPGSDAIDAMGSKSAAKAIMTAAQVPLVPGYHGDDQTDATLKAEALKIGFPMLIKAAYGGGGKGMRIVEHEGEIMDAINSARREAASSFGNDKLLMERYLRQPRHVEVQVFADTFGNAIYLSDRDCSIQRRHQKVVEEAPAPGLSDELRAQMGEAAVAAAKAIDYVGAGTVEFLLDTDNSFYFMEMNTRLQVEHPVTEMVTGQDLVKWQLMVASGQPLPLKQDEVRIHGHAFEVRIYAEDPQNEFLPASGKLNFLREPEQSKYVRIDSGIRENDVISNFYDPMIAKLIVWDESRPRALQRLVHALESYQISGLKHNIEFLANIAEHPAFAKADFSTDFINRYGYALIGSASSETDTAIAFAALYQVLARKEAAKAQAINSADPYSPWGQVSGFRLNSVSQHTIALLDDAHELQQLVLLDFGDHYQLSQAAAEGQVSKSLSGELKQDLLLAEINGHKSKVPVSAQGDDFTLFLPSGSYHFRAVKTQVVEAESSNEDKLKAPMNGTVVTHLVEVGAEVKAGQGLLVMEAMKMEYTIEAPFDGIVTEFYFKAGELVSDGAVLLHVEPKAQSEEA from the coding sequence ATGTTGACTAACAGCATGTTCACTAAGCTTTTAATTGCTAACCGTGGTGAAATTGCCTGCCGCATTATCAAAACCGCGCAGGCCATGGGCGTTCGCACCGTTGCCTTATATTCCGATGCCGATAAAAACGCGCGCCATGTTGCCATGGCTGACGAATCGTTTTACTTAGGTGGCAGCGCCCCGGCGGATTCTTACCTGAAGGGCGACTTGATTATTGAAATCGCCAAAAAAGCTCAGGCGCAAGCCATTCACCCAGGCTATGGTTTCTTATCAGAAAATGCCGACTTTGCCCGCAAGTGTGAGGCGGCCGGAATCGTATTTGTTGGCCCAGGCAGCGATGCCATCGATGCCATGGGCAGCAAGAGCGCGGCCAAAGCCATTATGACGGCGGCGCAAGTGCCTTTAGTGCCGGGTTACCATGGCGACGATCAAACCGATGCCACCCTCAAGGCCGAAGCCTTAAAAATCGGCTTCCCGATGCTGATTAAAGCCGCCTACGGTGGCGGTGGCAAAGGCATGCGTATCGTTGAGCATGAAGGCGAAATCATGGACGCCATCAACTCGGCGCGCCGTGAGGCGGCCTCCTCCTTCGGTAACGATAAGTTATTGATGGAGCGTTATTTACGCCAGCCTCGCCATGTCGAAGTGCAAGTGTTTGCCGATACCTTTGGCAATGCGATTTACTTATCGGATCGCGACTGTTCGATTCAGCGCCGCCATCAAAAAGTGGTCGAAGAAGCACCAGCACCCGGTTTAAGTGATGAACTGCGCGCCCAAATGGGTGAAGCCGCCGTAGCGGCCGCCAAGGCCATCGATTATGTCGGCGCGGGAACCGTTGAATTCCTGTTAGATACCGACAATAGCTTCTACTTTATGGAGATGAATACTCGTCTGCAGGTAGAGCATCCGGTGACCGAAATGGTGACGGGCCAAGACTTAGTCAAATGGCAGTTAATGGTCGCCAGTGGTCAGCCTTTACCGCTCAAACAGGACGAAGTGCGTATCCATGGACACGCCTTTGAGGTGCGTATTTACGCCGAGGATCCGCAAAATGAGTTTTTACCTGCCAGCGGTAAGCTCAATTTCCTGCGCGAGCCCGAGCAAAGCAAATACGTGCGTATCGATTCCGGCATCCGTGAAAACGATGTGATCAGTAATTTCTACGATCCTATGATAGCCAAGCTCATCGTGTGGGATGAGTCGCGTCCACGTGCGCTGCAACGCCTAGTGCATGCCCTCGAGTCCTACCAAATCAGCGGGCTTAAGCACAATATTGAATTTTTGGCGAATATTGCCGAGCATCCTGCCTTCGCTAAGGCGGATTTTAGCACCGACTTTATCAACCGTTACGGCTATGCGCTGATTGGCAGTGCTTCGAGCGAAACCGATACGGCTATCGCTTTTGCCGCGCTGTATCAAGTACTTGCCCGTAAAGAAGCCGCCAAGGCACAGGCAATTAATAGCGCCGATCCTTACTCGCCTTGGGGCCAAGTCAGTGGCTTTAGACTCAACAGCGTTAGCCAGCATACTATTGCCCTGCTCGACGATGCCCACGAGTTACAACAATTGGTGCTATTAGACTTTGGTGATCACTACCAGTTATCCCAAGCCGCAGCAGAGGGCCAAGTGAGCAAGTCCCTGAGTGGTGAACTTAAGCAGGATTTACTGTTAGCCGAAATCAACGGCCATAAGAGTAAAGTGCCTGTCAGCGCTCAAGGCGATGATTTTACGCTGTTTTTACCCTCAGGCAGTTATCACTTCAGGGCGGTAAAAACCCAAGTGGTTGAGGCAGAATCCAGCAATGAAGATAAACTCAAGGCACCGATGAACGGCACAGTCGTCACCCACTTAGTGGAAGTCGGTGCAGAGGTGAAGGCGGGACAAGGACTACTGGTGATGGAAGCGATGAAGATGGAATACACCATCGAAGCGCCCTTCGACGGTATTGTTACCGAGTTCTACTTCAAGGCGGGCGAGTTAGTGAGCGATGGCGCAGTGCTGCTCCATGTTGAGCCCAAAGCCCAGAGCGAGGAAGCCTAA